A genomic window from Silene latifolia isolate original U9 population chromosome Y, ASM4854445v1, whole genome shotgun sequence includes:
- the LOC141630835 gene encoding uncharacterized protein LOC141630835, whose product MYGRPPPIHLPYLAGESKVDSVDRVLLNREEALQAIKLNLARAQNRMRQQTNKKRSDRNFEPGDCVYLKLQPYRQASIASRGNQKLVKRYYGPYKIMKKVWPVAYKLELPPTTKIHHNFYVSLLKKCHGDPPIPSIPLEEQGVAREP is encoded by the coding sequence ATGTACGGTCGCCCACCTCCCATACATCTCCCTTATTTAGCAGGAGAGAGCAAGGTTGACTCTGTGGATAGGGTCCTGCTAAACAGAGAGGAAGCTTTACAGGCTATAAAATTAAACTTAGCTAGAGCTCAGAATAGGATGAGGCAGCAAACAAATAAGAAAAGAAGTGACAGGAACTTTGAACCAGGAGATTGTGTTTATCTCAAACTACAACCATATAGACAGGCCTCTATAGCATCAAGAGGGAATCAAAAGTTGGTTAAAAGGTATTATGGACCCTATAAGATTATGAAGAAGGTTTGGCCTGTTGCTTATAAGTTGGAGTTACCTCCCACAACAAAGATACACCACAACTTCTATGTATCTTTGCTGAAAAAGTGCCATGGAGATCCACCTATACCTTCCATACCTCTTGAGGAGCAAGGAGTAGCAAGGGAGCCTTAA